The DNA window AAAGTCGTTTAAAAATAATATATTGCGTTTATCAAGCAGCATCACAAGGTCCGATGGACCTAAACCTGCCAGATGCTGCATCCTTGACGATACGTGCTTGCTCCCCACCAGTATGTTCTCCGCTTTGCGAATAACAAAAGGCTTCAGCCAAATCCTGGGCCTGTGCTTCTTATTAACTGGACTTCAGTGCGCGACGCCTGAAGCTGTGCCAGTACCGGAAGGTCCTTACAACTTCCTGTTTTATATTGCTGACGACCTGTCTCCTTTTTCCGATACGCAGTATGTGCCGGCTTTCCGACGCATTGGAGATGAAGGTGTTGTGTTTTCCAATGCGTTTACCAATGCCCCATCCTGTACGCCGGCACGTAGCATCGTATTGACAGGTCAGCCTTTATGGCATCTCAAAGAAGGCAGCACCCTCTTTGGGGCCTTGCCTGCAACGCTGCCTGTATTCCCTCTCCTCCTCCAGGATGCGGGCTATTTTGTAGGACACACGGGCAAAGCATGGGGGCCCGGCAGCCTGGCAGCTGGCGGCTGGCCAGATACTACAAATCCTGTGGGTACCCCCTACCAAGACCTCAAAGTGGATCCCGCACATGAAGGAATGAGCAACGTCGACTATGCCGCGAACTTTGATGCATTCCTGGCTGATCGGCCCGAGGAGACCCCTTTCTTCTTCTGGTACGGCTCATTTGAGCCACACCGCAAGTTTGGTGCTGGGCAAGGCCTGGCATCCGGCAAGCCCCTTAATGACGCGCGTGTACCCGCCTCGCTGCCCGACACCGAAGTCATTCGCAACGACATGCTCGATTATGACATTGAGGTAGAGTATGCCGACCACCACTTTGGGCAGATGCTTACCGCCCTTGAAGCTGCCGGCGAACTCGACAGAACAATAATTATTGTAACATCAGATCATGGCATGGCCTTTCCACGTGCTAAGGCAACCGGACTGTATGATGACGCCACGCATATTCCATTGATGGTACACGGCCCCGGTATTACAGGAGGTGGTCGTGAGATCACAGATTTTGTAGGCCTGATGGATCTTGGCCCAACCATCCTGGATCTTGCTGGCATTACGCCCCCCGCAGACATGGTGGGCCAAAGTATTAAGCCACAGCTTACTTCTGCGGCCTCGGGGCGAATTGATCCTGCGCGCAACCATATTGTACTTGCGCTGGAACGGCACACCATTGCCCGGCCTAATTTTCTCGGTTACCCAATGCGGGCGCTACGCACCGACGA is part of the Bacteroidota bacterium genome and encodes:
- a CDS encoding sulfatase, encoding MPVPEGPYNFLFYIADDLSPFSDTQYVPAFRRIGDEGVVFSNAFTNAPSCTPARSIVLTGQPLWHLKEGSTLFGALPATLPVFPLLLQDAGYFVGHTGKAWGPGSLAAGGWPDTTNPVGTPYQDLKVDPAHEGMSNVDYAANFDAFLADRPEETPFFFWYGSFEPHRKFGAGQGLASGKPLNDARVPASLPDTEVIRNDMLDYDIEVEYADHHFGQMLTALEAAGELDRTIIIVTSDHGMAFPRAKATGLYDDATHIPLMVHGPGITGGGREITDFVGLMDLGPTILDLAGITPPADMVGQSIKPQLTSAASGRIDPARNHIVLALERHTIARPNFLGYPMRALRTDDFLLVHNFEPTRWPAGDPDFESIHQGIFGDIDAGPAKDFVLSLADDPKLSRFFKMATARRPAFELFDLKLDREQILSVADDPVYLLTLDSLNTQLESYLRDAGDPRVFGKSPWDQNIYYFDDLPETMPAGDPDRWNLD